In the Vicia villosa cultivar HV-30 ecotype Madison, WI unplaced genomic scaffold, Vvil1.0 ctg.000030F_1_1, whole genome shotgun sequence genome, CTACCTGCCAGCTCAACATAACAGAATCCATAACTAACTGAAACAGAAAAAACAGAATTGTAACTAACCAAAAATCAGTCTTAATCCTCACCATTCAATTCTCCAACCAAAACTTCAATCTAACGGCCCTCAATCCTCACTCTCTAACTGATTCTCAGAATCTCAATCTATATATTCTctttccctccacaattcaaaatCTACACGCTCATTTTCTACCCTTCACCATCACCTTCTCCATTCTCTCATCAATTCTTCACCCTTCTCCATCTTCAATCCCTCTCCataatcatcttcaacctccttcAATCACCATCACTTCTgcaacttctcctttctcactctcTTCAACTACTCTCCATCTCCTCCATCAACACTCTCCACTTCACCTTCACTACACGCTCAAATCGCCATTGTTGCTAGAGTTTCAACCTCTGAAACTCTATACAACTGAGCTCAGCCACCATTCACTGTCGTGACTCCTACGTGCACCTGATCTCTGCGATTCAATTGAAACTCTACTCTCTCATCACTCAACAACCCCATCCACTCTCAATAGTCTCTCAGGATCTCTCCGCAGCACACAATAACAACATCGCACTCAGAAATTGCACAAAAAAGAAGAACggaagaagaagcaaagaagaagaagattgaattCAAGGGATTAGGAGTATCCACACCTGAAATTGAAGCATCTTCTCTCGACCTCATCTGCGTTTATTTCGCGCTAACGCCATTTGGATTCTCCCCTCCGGTTTCTCTTCAATTCGCGTGTTCTTCGCCTCCAGGTATGCTTCTGAATCTTCAGTATTCTTCATATGCAGAATGTTTCCTCGTGTAATGTTGAGATTAGGATCCTGAGCTTTGAGTTCAATCGATGAGGAATTTAAGGTCCAAGTTGAGTAGATCTGAACCGAGAATGAATTCGAGGAAAGTGAGAGGTGATAGACGTGAGGAGAAGCATTTGCTTCGTCCGATTGTGTTAGCGGCAGGGAGATTAGGATCGGAGAAGACGAAGTTCTCCGCCGCGCGCCGTCGTTCGAATTGACGAAGAGAAGGAGAAGTCTGAGAAATTTGAGAAGGGATGGGGAACGTCGCTAACCctaatctttttttattttatttttatttttctttcttttttaattttcattttcgtATCTTTGTTGTTTACTTTAATTGAATGAATAAATCATGAAAAGAATCTGAGATGAATCAAATGCTTTGGGCCACCAAAATGCTGAATGCACACCCTAGGCCCATACGTTTTTCTTGCAGGAAAATCTgatttacaaaacaaaaacatcacTCTGGGCTTTATTCTTTGGGCCATACGCATAACTGCTAACAGTACCACTATTCTGATTTCACACTCCCCTGACTCACATAAGAAATTGATAGTTTTAGgttttttacttagttttttaTTACCTTTTTTTGACGATAAAAAGCATAGTTTTTTTGGTTCTTAGATAATGGTTAacattaaaaactcataaaaataaatagattttgggttaattttgacattaatcttttgaactcatttctttcataaaaaccataaaaataatagtacttttaattcacctttgtgctatatttttgacttgttcgatttcatgcttttatgctattttcaatattctacttagcgctttatttttcatgcttcttttaaatcctaaccttaggtagaaaccatgataatattaggtagaaattcccattcatattaggctagtttacttaggctagtttctttttcttttacaacataaaacatctaaaaatattcaaataaaatccctttaaaaaatacaaagaaaatacttaaaacactaataatcaaagtgaaaattcttaaaaagggaatggaagcttgaacatcccttgcttaagggaatgttcgagtgcttggatctcccttgcttaagggtaccattcaggcgtaagttcccaacttctaaaaaacacaaaccaaagagtaactcgagtttcccttgcttaagggatttcctcgaaacgctcaaaatcactctctcacctcctttcttaagggcattgttatctccgctctattgcatcctaggctgtccccttatgcaagagcgcgagcgttaacgccgcccaactaaaaaacacaaaaacaaacagaaaatcgtgagccgaactacggcgctctgattcctgaaaaggatacgtaggcatcaagtcgcggggcttgaacgagcacatttgtaaataatccttcttttccctgtatttcttttgcattcattcgcatgtagacatagacatagtacacaccctttagatagaaacaaacataggtggataccatcgagtacgatgggcgtgaggggtgctagtaccttccccttgcgtaaccgacttccgtaccttgattctctggtcgcaagaccttgttccttcctttgttaggttttctgatattcctttcccttatgggataaatatattggtggcgactctgttcgtttttcgcgagcgtgcgacacactttaaaatattatgtttagcaacgacaacgcttttaaaaacgctcttaaaggcctacccacgaaagcgctttttaacaaaaagcgctgcctaagatgataaaagaaagcataaaagctgaaaaaaagcgctgctaaaggctatctacgaaagcgctttttaaaaaaagCGCTGTTAAGGACCCACCTACGAAACGCTTTTCAAGAGAAAGCGCGGCCTTAGGCCTACCTATGAAAGTGCTTTTTAAGAAAAAGCACTGCCTTAGGCCTACCTACGACATCACTTTTGCCTAAACAAAAAACGTTGCTAAAACCTATAgcagcccaaaaaaagcgctttcgtaggtcttTTTTGGTATAGTGAGTAACacattctttttaaaaaaaaaatacaaactatTGTTGGAGATCGAACTCATTTATAATTTCAATTTTCTCCTCGGTTGCCGATGGTCCAAGGGGAAAAGTGGTGACTTTCTAAGACACTCTTCATTACGTCGCCCAAAAAATCAAGGTAATATCCCTTTCTTAACCGAGGTAAAATAGGTTATTCATATTAGTTATCAATCCCTTATACTCCTTTAATTGAAGTAAATTCTCCATTAATATTGATCCATGGTTATAAAAACTATCAAATCTTTTGATTACTAGTAGAATGAATTGCGATGATTATGTCATGAACAAGAGGATCAGTGTAAAGACTTGGAATGAGCAGAGTTCAAGAAGAGAGAAGAAGATGTAGCAGTGACGCGGAATCAATTGACAGTTATAAATGAATAATtgcaaatttttaatttaaatattttggatcGACCCGCTTGTTAAAGTTTAAAGCAATGATACCACTTGTTAAATACAATGGAAATACCACAATGACTTTATATACACAATAAAACGATTGTTATGGTCATTACTTGCATATCTGTTAATGCCAAACTTATTCAAAACGGTCAAACAACAAACTTATACAACAAATATCcctagtattttttttctttttcaaaatgaattattttgttattaaaaaaataaagagatgaCTAACAAACATACATAATTAGCTTAGAATTTTTCTTCAATCATTTAAAATACTTTTTAGATACAATTTTGCTAATGTCCCCATAGTATACGAACTTTAGCTCCAATACAAAATAGATACCAATGTCAATCATTACGAGTcaaaactattattattttaagtttcCTCGGATTCATTTTTTGGAATGTTATTGACAAATGGAAGTGTTGCATGTTGATCagttaaattaatcaattaatattcTTTAGCCGAATGGTAGCACATTACATTAAGTTATTACTAATTCTATTACCACTTCAAAAGAAGACCATTTCGAATTACTCGTACAAATTCAATATAAATAGTCCTTAATACTATGCTATATTCATCCACCAATATCACAATTTCTAGTACAAATTTCCGTCTCAGAAATCTACTAGAGTTTACAAGTTTAAAGTTCTTATCAAATGGCTAATCTCTCATTATTCTTGCTGTCAGCTTTAGCTTTTTCACTTTCAGTTGTTTTTGCAGTTGATCCAAGTACTCTCCAAGATTTTTGCGTCACAAACCCAATAGGCCAAGGTATAATTCACATTTTTTCCTTACatctaaaattttatttattcttgccactccacataaataaatatattcatgAAAAACTTTCACCATTTTCATACACAATGAGGTTATAAAATCGAAATTCTAACGTTTTTGTCTCTTTGATCAATTGTGGTAATGCTAGGGAACTCAGTTTGCAAAGATCCTAAACTTGTTGACGCAAATGACTTCTTCTTCAAAGGACTTCACATAGCTGGAAATACTAGTAACCCTGTTGGATCTAGAGTAACTCCTGTCTTCGCAGCTCAACTACCAGGATTGAACACACTCGGAATTTCCCTGGCTCGTATCGATATAGCACCATGGGGAGTTAACCCTCCTCACTCACATCCTCGTGCTACCGAAATATTGACTGTTCTTGAAGGTACATTAGAAGTTGGATTCATCACTTCAAACCCGGAAAATCGTCACTTTACAAAAATTCTACAAAAGGGAGATGTGTTTGTGTTTCCCATAGGACTGATTCACTATCAAAGAAATATTGGATATGGTAATGTTGTTGCCATTGCTGCTCTTAGTAGTCAAAATCCAGGAGTTATTACTATTGGCAATGCAGTTTTTGGGGCTACACCTGAGGTATCTAGTGAAGTGCTCACAAAGGCTTTTCTTTTGGACAAGAATATCATCAATTATTTGCAGACGAAGTTTTAGAATCATTAGAGAAAATTCAAGGGTTAAATGCAATTCacccccctgccattagggcgtgtTTTAGATTTGCCcccctgaattttttttttaaagaagacACCCTTATAAAAGTGTAAAGCCAGTttcaccacacccttttactattaatgctgactgggctttgactAATTGGGTGACGTGGCAATTAGttatttaatatttcattttatttcatttgaaGCGTGATAAATAAAACGCATTGCTTTAATTTTTCTCAGCCAGTACTTTTGAACGCGTCATCACTAAAACAACCATCTTTCTCAATTTCTCTCTTTATGTTATCTGTGTTCTACTTCTTCTctttcacattcttcttcttttatcttgattaaaaaaatcGATTAATCAAATCGAAGCTTCACAAATTCACTTACCTTTTCCCGTTTTCTCATTCTCTTCTTCCTCTGAGTGTTGTTCTAAGTTTTCTCCGGCCATCCTCCATGGCGACGTCGTCTATACGCATTGCCTGTGGCGGAAACAACCGTTTCACCGCCGGGGTTGGTGGTGTTAATAAGAGGTGTGATACTTTTTCAAAGAGGAAGGGTGAAACAGTGACAATAGCAACGGAGACGGAGAAAACTGTTATGATGGAGGATTGGGAGGCGGTGAAGGAGAGATGGGAGGCGGGAGAGAGTCCGATGCCGGAGGGAGTTATATTCGTGGAGGAGTTAGGTGAAGATGAGGCGGTGGAGGAAGACGGTGGAAGGGGATTACAAGATGTGGACCGGTTTGTTATTTGCTGAAAACGAGTCGGGTCGGTGCAGGACCCGGTTCGTGAATGGGTGTTTTCTCGACCCACTTTTGTTTGGTTAGAGTGAAGAGTTTCAGGGAAACTGCACAGTCTCAACTTAAGAATAGTTGGCTTTTACAGAGTCAATGGCTTTAATGATGCAGATTATGGATATTCAGTGTTGTACAATTTTGTATGCAATTTTTTCTAATTGCTACAATTACGAATTGATTACTGTTTATCAATGGTGTGGATCTGTATAGGGCTAAAGCCAGTATCATTAGCAACTAATTcggtttatattttataacttgTCCTTCATTTGTGCTGCAGCTCTATATATCATTTCCTTCATTTGTGCTATAGCTTCTGGATTAGGCTCTTCGTGAATCGATGAATTTGACAATGAAAGTGATGAATTCGGTTGCTGGAAATTGATATTtgatgaaccaggacacttcttATTATCATCACCCCATCTTGGATACTTCATGTCTTTGTTTCTAGCACTAATAATGGATGCGTTAGTACTATCAAGTGATGATTCAAGAGAACAGGTAGTAGTAATACTCTTGCTGTTTTGTTGGTGGACCGTGTTGAAATCTGGTACATAATTGTTAGGTGAGTTGATATTGACTGAAAGTGACGAAGGGTAGTAGTAGTACACTATTTCTTAATAATAATCagtaataataaaatgaaatattaaataaCTAATTGCCACGTCAGCCAATTagtcaaagcccagtcagcattagtagtaaaagggtgtggtgaaACTGACTTTAGACTTTTATAAAGGTgtcttctttaaaaaaaaaattcaggggGGCAAATCTGAAacacgccctaatggcaggggggtGAATTGCATTTAACCCAAAATTCAATTATAGTGCTTACTCAGTTTTACACTTAATGATGTGTGGTTTGGatttgatatatttttgtttgtatatttgaaTTTGTGTTGGTCTTTTCTTATTTTCTCATGTGTGTTTATTATCATACTTTTGATTAATATTGAGATTAGTAAGTGGCTTGGCTGAATGGTTGTACTTGGTTAAAGAATTTTGTAACTCATGTTTAAGGATTGTGTGACAGAAAATTTAAAGATTCTTTATATAAACGGCAAATGACTAAATGAATATCGTTGATTAGTGAAAATAGTTACAAGAAGATAATGAAAATTAACACGGCAGAGATATCACATAAGCAATGTTTTGAACTAAACCATGATAGAACCGATCCTTAAGATCCTTCCAAATGCTTGATACGGTTTCCATCCACAAGATGCTCTGAGAAATCTCAGATTCAACATAATTGTTTAACCATGACATAATCATGGTGTTATAGTGATCCCATGCAATAGAATCTTGATCTTCATCTAGTGGTCTTGGTAAAGCGTCATTGATGAAGTGTAGCTTGTTCTTGGATCTTAGCACCAAGGTCATGGACCTCGACCAAGAATGATAATTTTTTGCATTCAATAATGGAGTGATTAACACCATAATAGATATTTCATTTGGATGCATGAAATTTAGATTGAGAGTATCATTATGATAACCCTTGTTGTGATTCAAATTATGAGCAGGACCACCATTGGAGCTCGAATGACTTTCAATTGACATTGTTGAAGTAGAAATCTAAGAAGAGAAAAAACAAAacatgaagaagatgaaaatgagaTTGAGATTTGTGAAATTAATGCAGATGTGCAACGAAAATGGTGGTGTTAAATTCACAGGTTGATGATATCATGTGAAAGATAAACAAAAGCACCATAGAAAGAGATTGAAGAATTACTATCAGCGGCGGAGTCAAGAATTTTAGATAGTCTGGGCAAAATCTTTACATAATTGAttattcatttgttttaattttcacatcctatttttactaattttgcccttaattttaccattgattttgtctaaaag is a window encoding:
- the LOC131622408 gene encoding putative germin-like protein 2-1 isoform X2 is translated as MANLSLFLLSALAFSLSVVFAVDPSTLQDFCVTNPIGQVCKDPKLVDANDFFFKGLHIAGNTSNPVGSRVTPVFAAQLPGLNTLGISLARIDIAPWGVNPPHSHPRATEILTVLEGTLEVGFITSNPENRHFTKILQKGDVFVFPIGLIHYQRNIGYGNVVAIAALSSQNPGVITIGNAVFGATPEVSSEVLTKAFLLDKNIINYLQTKF
- the LOC131622408 gene encoding putative germin-like protein 2-1 isoform X1, yielding MANLSLFLLSALAFSLSVVFAVDPSTLQDFCVTNPIGQGNSVCKDPKLVDANDFFFKGLHIAGNTSNPVGSRVTPVFAAQLPGLNTLGISLARIDIAPWGVNPPHSHPRATEILTVLEGTLEVGFITSNPENRHFTKILQKGDVFVFPIGLIHYQRNIGYGNVVAIAALSSQNPGVITIGNAVFGATPEVSSEVLTKAFLLDKNIINYLQTKF